One window of Chamaesiphon minutus PCC 6605 genomic DNA carries:
- a CDS encoding CHASE2 domain-containing protein: MERLLVLNLGSGDLQTGVPSIIAQLWDEGTAQPMQIAGSLPAMPELGRLRGQWQTLYFALYTHLGWRRAGDLRNFEFDEVEEVSHISQAEFDAVCQQLRSSLNQWLNSDGFGQIQRRIRTHLSPADRIRIAIAANESSLLQLPWHLWQLLEDYPTAEIALSPAEYARSRPASLEVKSARVKVLAILGNSQGIDVAADRQILSQLPQAEIEWSIEPTSERLQAQLWERQWDVLFFAGHSSSQERGCIQINATETLTIERLKYGLQRSIANGLKLAIFNSCDGLGLARDLADLRIPQTIVMREPVPDRVAQAFLKTFLQTFAAGSSLYASVREAREKLQLLESEFPCATWLPVICQNPAEPAVRWADWCQPEIAALPPSTRPWQRSLSRSLLAIAIGSAIGSGLTLGAKYLGWLQPLELAIYDRLIQSRPIEPTDPRLLVITLTDADVRSQRRQTASGSISDRSLDKLLQILDRAKPSAIGLDIYRDFTSELPSLKYQLSNNDRLITICKRPDVRDDPAGVAPAPEAPSQAVGFSDFVRDYDSAVRRHLIAMDAQSTSQCQSGNALSTLLVMRYLADRQIPIEFSPQSLHLGKLQIAPLEENAGGYHAQDAQGLQIMLNYRRTAQGIAQTVTLEQALSGDLPATAIKDRIILIGSVNPSSNDFWTTPFGAGFSQQQPGVFIHAQMVSQLLSGVQNDRPLLYPVKLPQLILLSIGSAIVGGSIGLVNQRSIRWLLLGGTSIAIYTTASLTLNHGIWLPVGVQMLSLASTSLLVFGTRSIALPTKIQVARYGSAND; encoded by the coding sequence ATGGAAAGGTTGCTAGTACTGAATTTGGGCAGTGGGGATCTTCAGACGGGGGTGCCGAGTATCATCGCGCAGCTTTGGGATGAGGGGACGGCGCAGCCGATGCAGATTGCGGGGAGTTTGCCCGCGATGCCGGAATTAGGGCGATTGAGGGGGCAGTGGCAAACTTTATATTTCGCGCTCTATACCCATCTAGGGTGGCGAAGAGCGGGCGATCTGCGTAACTTTGAATTCGATGAGGTCGAGGAAGTTTCACATATCTCTCAGGCCGAATTTGATGCAGTTTGTCAGCAATTACGATCGAGCTTGAATCAGTGGTTGAATTCTGATGGGTTCGGGCAGATCCAGCGGCGGATTAGGACGCATCTGAGTCCCGCCGATCGGATTCGGATCGCGATCGCCGCTAACGAGTCGAGTTTATTACAGTTACCGTGGCATTTATGGCAACTTTTGGAAGATTATCCGACGGCAGAAATCGCCCTAAGTCCGGCGGAATACGCCCGTTCGCGTCCGGCTAGTCTGGAGGTAAAATCGGCACGGGTTAAAGTATTGGCGATTTTAGGTAACAGTCAAGGAATCGATGTTGCGGCCGATCGTCAGATCCTCTCCCAACTGCCCCAAGCCGAAATCGAATGGTCGATCGAACCTACTAGCGAACGGTTGCAAGCACAGCTTTGGGAGCGGCAATGGGATGTGTTATTTTTTGCCGGACATAGTTCCAGTCAGGAGCGCGGTTGCATCCAAATTAATGCCACAGAAACGCTGACGATCGAGCGGCTCAAGTATGGCTTACAACGGTCGATCGCCAACGGTTTGAAACTAGCGATCTTCAACTCCTGCGACGGTTTGGGACTGGCGCGAGATCTCGCTGACTTACGCATTCCCCAAACAATCGTCATGCGCGAACCCGTACCCGATCGCGTGGCACAAGCATTTCTGAAGACATTTCTGCAAACCTTTGCCGCTGGAAGCTCTCTATATGCCTCCGTGCGGGAGGCGCGAGAAAAATTACAACTATTAGAAAGTGAATTTCCCTGTGCCACTTGGCTGCCAGTCATCTGTCAAAATCCCGCCGAACCTGCCGTGCGGTGGGCGGATTGGTGTCAGCCAGAGATCGCCGCGTTACCGCCATCCACTCGCCCTTGGCAACGATCGCTATCTCGCTCGTTACTCGCGATCGCCATTGGGAGTGCGATCGGCAGCGGACTGACACTAGGAGCCAAATACCTCGGTTGGCTGCAACCATTAGAACTAGCGATTTACGATCGCCTGATCCAATCCCGCCCGATCGAACCCACCGATCCGCGCTTATTAGTCATTACCCTCACCGATGCAGATGTCCGATCGCAACGCCGTCAAACCGCATCGGGATCGATATCCGATCGATCTCTAGACAAACTGCTGCAAATCCTCGATCGCGCCAAACCCAGTGCGATCGGGCTAGATATTTATCGAGACTTTACCAGCGAATTACCATCGCTCAAATATCAGTTATCAAACAACGATCGACTCATTACCATCTGCAAACGTCCCGATGTCCGAGACGATCCTGCTGGCGTGGCTCCAGCCCCAGAAGCACCCTCCCAAGCCGTCGGCTTTAGCGATTTCGTGCGAGATTACGACAGCGCAGTGCGACGACACCTAATTGCAATGGATGCCCAATCTACCTCCCAATGTCAATCGGGGAATGCCTTGAGTACCCTGCTCGTCATGCGATATTTAGCAGATCGCCAAATTCCGATCGAATTCTCGCCCCAAAGCCTACACCTGGGCAAACTCCAGATTGCCCCCCTAGAAGAGAATGCAGGCGGGTATCACGCCCAAGATGCTCAAGGACTGCAAATCATGCTCAATTATCGCCGTACCGCCCAGGGTATTGCCCAAACCGTCACCTTAGAGCAAGCTCTGTCTGGAGATCTCCCCGCCACCGCCATCAAAGATCGCATCATTCTCATTGGTTCGGTAAATCCCAGCAGCAACGATTTTTGGACGACACCATTTGGTGCGGGCTTCTCCCAACAACAGCCTGGTGTCTTCATCCACGCCCAAATGGTCAGCCAACTCCTCAGTGGAGTCCAAAACGATCGCCCACTACTATATCCAGTTAAATTACCACAATTAATTCTCCTGTCGATCGGCAGCGCGATCGTTGGTGGATCGATCGGTTTAGTCAACCAGCGATCGATCCGTTGGCTGTTATTAGGTGGTACCTCGATCGCCATCTACACCACCGCAAGTCTAACCCTAAATCACGGTATCTGGCTCCCCGTTGGCGTTCAAATGCTCTCCCTTGCTAGCACATCACTATTAGTTTTTGGCACTCGATCGATTGCCCTGCCCACAAAAATACAAGTCGCTCGTTATGGGAGTGCCAACGACTAG
- a CDS encoding DUF928 domain-containing protein: MKPNHHRLTIALLLAIATTLTFPTITPTQTPKPKPTLKIRWKPPIPPSTLGIPGNRAQGGGTRSGCHSYRGITALVPLSPQKIHWGQTISDRPTIWLNAPQGLTKDLPIEISVRSANGNPIAKQLLTIANNISAGAVSITFPPDATLEVDRTYRWEVAFYCDTDERIDRPFVIQGKINRITPPAKLETATSTLDRVQILAENGIWYDAISTLGTQLRQNKDRQLTTAWADLLKAASVRGSNLVRDCCQFDLVGTPR, from the coding sequence ATGAAACCTAACCATCACCGCTTAACCATCGCCCTCCTCCTGGCGATCGCCACCACTCTCACCTTTCCCACCATCACCCCCACCCAAACCCCTAAACCCAAACCCACCCTCAAAATCCGCTGGAAACCCCCCATTCCCCCCAGCACCCTCGGCATTCCTGGCAATCGCGCTCAAGGTGGCGGCACCCGTAGTGGTTGCCACTCCTATCGCGGCATTACCGCCCTCGTCCCCCTCTCACCCCAAAAAATCCACTGGGGACAAACCATAAGCGATCGACCTACCATCTGGTTAAATGCTCCCCAAGGACTGACAAAAGACTTACCGATCGAGATTTCCGTGCGCTCGGCAAATGGCAATCCCATCGCCAAACAATTATTGACGATCGCCAATAACATCTCTGCTGGTGCAGTCAGCATCACATTCCCCCCAGATGCCACCCTAGAAGTCGATCGCACCTATCGGTGGGAAGTCGCCTTCTACTGCGATACCGACGAGCGGATCGATCGTCCCTTTGTCATCCAGGGCAAAATTAACCGGATTACCCCACCCGCCAAACTAGAAACTGCCACATCTACCCTCGATCGCGTCCAAATCCTCGCCGAAAATGGCATTTGGTACGATGCGATTTCCACCCTCGGTACTCAGCTCCGCCAAAACAAAGATCGTCAACTAACAACAGCTTGGGCGGATTTACTCAAAGCCGCTAGTGTCAGAGGGAGCAATTTAGTTCGAGATTGCTGTCAATTCGATCTCGTCGGAACGCCACGATAG
- a CDS encoding DUF1822 family protein, with the protein MSQLIPISQLALPIPASLSELAWEQAQADRSISATWNVYLNRIATELLTEYVRADFPDLRDRSADNLWQFVNGSGLELNGKRLMLLPSKAIDHSELEIPQEWVDIPALAGDYFLAVQIDPDAELLHCWGYTTHQMLKSKARYDPIDRTYHLDAYHLIADVSGLWVIQQLNPQEVTQTEIAPLPTVEAVRAENLLQRLASVPNPRLEIPFELWGALISNRAWRQQLVALRQGEVDPQTNVTTAVNRLSGWLQNVFASGWQAVEDFWGEDAQLGLAFRQSEAPTSTMRRVKALQLPDRVLFLLLSVAPAADDSLSERLRQRLEIQVQLRSDNLNATLPAGLTLELLSSEDEVMRSVTTRDLDNAIVLPRFRSTLGMEFKLQVRSGEVTLCESFVV; encoded by the coding sequence ATGAGCCAGCTTATCCCCATTTCCCAACTCGCATTACCTATTCCCGCATCGTTGAGTGAGCTGGCTTGGGAACAGGCTCAGGCAGATCGATCGATCTCCGCGACCTGGAATGTTTATCTCAACCGCATCGCCACCGAATTACTGACTGAATATGTCAGAGCAGACTTTCCCGATCTGCGCGATCGATCGGCGGATAATCTGTGGCAATTTGTTAATGGTAGCGGATTGGAACTCAATGGCAAACGACTGATGCTCTTGCCATCTAAAGCGATCGATCATAGCGAACTCGAAATTCCCCAGGAATGGGTCGATATTCCCGCTCTGGCTGGCGATTATTTCCTGGCGGTACAAATCGATCCCGATGCCGAACTGCTGCATTGTTGGGGCTATACAACCCACCAGATGCTCAAATCGAAAGCGCGATACGACCCGATCGATCGCACTTACCATCTCGACGCATATCATTTAATTGCCGATGTCTCTGGATTGTGGGTGATCCAACAACTCAATCCGCAAGAAGTTACCCAAACGGAAATCGCCCCACTGCCTACTGTAGAGGCCGTTCGGGCGGAGAATCTACTGCAACGCTTGGCATCTGTCCCCAATCCTCGCCTAGAAATCCCGTTTGAATTGTGGGGCGCATTAATTAGCAATCGCGCGTGGCGACAGCAATTAGTCGCACTCCGTCAGGGTGAAGTTGACCCCCAAACTAATGTCACTACCGCCGTCAATCGACTCAGCGGTTGGCTGCAAAATGTGTTTGCGTCGGGTTGGCAAGCGGTTGAAGATTTCTGGGGTGAGGATGCCCAACTCGGATTGGCATTTCGGCAATCGGAGGCACCCACGTCAACCATGCGCCGTGTTAAAGCGTTGCAGTTGCCCGATCGCGTGTTATTTCTGCTGTTATCGGTGGCACCAGCAGCGGACGATTCTCTTTCAGAGCGGCTACGCCAACGCTTGGAGATTCAGGTACAACTGCGCTCTGACAATCTCAATGCTACCCTACCTGCGGGTTTGACGTTGGAGCTGTTGTCTAGTGAGGATGAGGTGATGCGATCGGTGACGACTCGCGATCTGGATAATGCGATTGTGTTGCCACGATTTCGCTCGACATTAGGGATGGAGTTTAAGCTGCAAGTGCGATCGGGGGAGGTGACTTTGTGCGAATCTTTTGTGGTGTAG